From a single Arachnia propionica genomic region:
- the acnA gene encoding aconitate hydratase AcnA, translated as MSVNSFGARSSLDVDGTTYEIFRIDAVTGHDRLPYSLKILLENLLRTEDGANITADDIRALGSWDAGAEPNHEIQFTPARVVMQDFTGVPCVVDLATMREAVANLGGNPAKVNPLAPAEMVIDHSVIAEAFGTPDAFARNTEIEYQRNHERYQFLRWGQTAFDDFKVVPPGTGIVHQVNIEHLARVVFPRVVDGVLQAYPDTCVGTDSHTTMVNGLGVVGWGVGGIEAEAAMLGQPVSMLIPRVVGFKLTGKLPEGTTSTDLVLTITEMLRQHQVVGKFVEFYGEGVSQVPLANRATIGNMSPEYGSTIAVFPIDGKTIDYLRLTGRDEAQIALVEAYARAQGLWHEDDREPVYSEYIELDLGTVAPSIAGPKRPQDRILLARARDSFRDVLPAYTNTPELAVPVTLADGTSFELRNGAVTVASITSCTNTSNPSVMLGAALVAKKAVERGMTRKPWVKTSLAPGSQVVTDYYAKSGLGQYLDAIGFNLVGYGCVTCIGNTGPLIPEVSAAVNEHDLAVAAVLSGNRNFEGRISPDVKMNYLASPMLVIIYALAGTMDIDLFNDPIGQDRNGDDVFMRDLWPTQAEIEDVINSSISSEMFSSRYADVFAGDERWRSLPTPGGVVFTWNEESTYVRRAPYFDGMPDKPIAVKDIEGARVLLKLGDSVTTDHISPAGSIKADSPAGEYLASRGVSQRDFNSYGSRRGNHEIMIRGTFANIRLRNQVAPGTEGGFTRDFTLPGGPVRTVYDAAQNYATAGVPLVVLAGKEYGSGSSRDWAAKGTALLGVKAVIAESYERIHRSNLIGMGVLPLQFPEGVSADSLGLTGEETLAISGITTLNSSITPRTVGITATRSDGVTTGFDAIVRIDTPGERAYYLNGGIMPYVLRNLAKA; from the coding sequence ATGAGTGTCAACAGTTTCGGGGCCAGGTCATCCCTCGACGTGGATGGCACCACCTATGAGATCTTCCGAATCGATGCGGTTACAGGACACGACAGGCTGCCCTATAGCCTGAAGATCCTGCTCGAGAACCTGCTGCGCACGGAGGACGGGGCGAACATCACCGCCGACGACATCCGTGCGCTCGGCAGCTGGGATGCAGGTGCCGAACCGAATCACGAGATTCAGTTCACTCCCGCTCGTGTCGTCATGCAGGATTTCACGGGCGTGCCCTGCGTGGTGGACCTTGCGACTATGCGGGAGGCCGTTGCGAATCTCGGCGGGAATCCCGCAAAGGTGAATCCGCTGGCTCCGGCGGAAATGGTCATTGACCATTCCGTCATAGCAGAGGCATTTGGGACCCCGGACGCCTTCGCTCGGAACACCGAGATAGAGTACCAACGCAACCATGAACGCTATCAGTTCCTGCGCTGGGGTCAGACAGCCTTCGATGATTTCAAGGTGGTTCCCCCGGGAACCGGAATTGTTCATCAGGTCAACATCGAACATCTAGCCCGGGTCGTCTTCCCGCGAGTTGTCGACGGCGTTCTCCAGGCCTATCCCGACACGTGTGTAGGCACTGACTCCCATACCACCATGGTCAACGGCTTGGGCGTAGTCGGCTGGGGCGTCGGCGGTATTGAAGCCGAGGCAGCCATGCTGGGGCAGCCCGTCTCCATGCTTATCCCACGGGTGGTCGGGTTCAAGTTGACAGGCAAGCTCCCCGAAGGAACCACATCCACCGATCTGGTCCTGACCATCACCGAGATGCTGCGTCAGCATCAAGTGGTGGGGAAATTCGTTGAATTCTATGGCGAGGGGGTGTCCCAGGTGCCGCTCGCCAATCGCGCCACCATTGGGAATATGAGCCCCGAGTATGGTTCCACGATCGCGGTGTTCCCGATCGATGGGAAAACTATCGACTACCTGCGCCTGACCGGGCGAGACGAAGCCCAGATCGCGCTCGTGGAGGCGTATGCCAGAGCCCAGGGACTGTGGCACGAGGATGACCGCGAACCTGTCTACTCCGAATACATCGAACTTGACCTCGGTACCGTAGCGCCGTCCATTGCCGGGCCGAAACGTCCCCAGGATCGCATTCTGCTCGCCCGAGCCCGTGACAGCTTCCGCGATGTGCTCCCCGCCTACACAAACACCCCTGAGCTCGCGGTACCCGTGACACTAGCGGACGGCACGTCCTTCGAGCTGAGGAACGGCGCCGTCACCGTTGCCTCCATCACGTCCTGCACCAATACCTCCAACCCGTCCGTGATGCTTGGGGCGGCCCTGGTGGCGAAGAAAGCCGTAGAGCGGGGAATGACCCGTAAACCCTGGGTCAAGACATCGCTGGCGCCTGGGTCTCAAGTGGTCACCGACTACTATGCGAAGTCGGGACTTGGACAGTATCTCGACGCTATCGGGTTCAACCTTGTCGGTTACGGTTGTGTAACCTGCATCGGTAACACCGGTCCTCTGATTCCCGAGGTTTCCGCTGCCGTTAATGAGCACGACCTAGCCGTTGCGGCGGTGCTTTCTGGTAACCGGAACTTCGAAGGTCGGATCAGCCCGGATGTGAAGATGAACTACCTTGCCAGTCCGATGCTGGTCATCATTTACGCCTTGGCAGGAACCATGGACATCGACTTGTTCAATGACCCCATCGGTCAGGACCGTAATGGGGACGACGTGTTCATGCGGGACCTGTGGCCCACCCAGGCCGAGATTGAGGACGTGATCAACTCGTCCATCAGTTCCGAGATGTTCTCATCCCGCTATGCGGATGTGTTTGCTGGAGACGAACGCTGGCGTTCGCTGCCCACCCCGGGCGGGGTGGTCTTCACATGGAACGAGGAATCCACCTATGTTCGTAGAGCCCCTTATTTCGATGGAATGCCCGACAAGCCCATCGCGGTCAAGGACATCGAAGGTGCGCGGGTACTGCTGAAGCTGGGGGATTCCGTCACCACTGATCACATCTCCCCGGCGGGAAGCATCAAAGCCGATTCCCCGGCAGGTGAGTATCTTGCTTCCCGTGGAGTGAGCCAGCGCGATTTCAACTCGTATGGTTCCCGGCGTGGGAATCACGAGATCATGATCCGGGGAACCTTCGCCAACATCCGACTTCGAAACCAGGTGGCCCCCGGAACCGAAGGCGGCTTCACACGCGACTTCACCCTTCCCGGGGGTCCGGTGAGAACCGTGTATGACGCAGCCCAGAACTATGCGACCGCAGGTGTTCCGCTGGTGGTCTTGGCGGGTAAGGAGTATGGGTCTGGATCATCTCGAGACTGGGCGGCCAAGGGCACGGCACTGCTTGGGGTGAAGGCCGTGATCGCGGAGAGTTACGAACGGATCCACCGCTCCAACTTGATCGGGATGGGAGTCCTCCCGCTCCAGTTTCCCGAAGGGGTCTCGGCCGACTCCCTCGGCCTGACGGGAGAGGAGACCCTCGCCATTTCCGGCATCACCACCCTGAACTCCAGCATCACCCCTCGTACGGTCGGGATCACCGCCACCCGGTCTGACGGGGTGACGACAGGATTCGACGCCATCGTGCGGATCGATACCCCAGGGGAACGTGCCTACTATCTCAACGGCGGCATCATGCCCTACGTACTGCGTAACCTGGCGAAAGCCTGA
- a CDS encoding class I SAM-dependent RNA methyltransferase, whose translation MKAEVQLGRVAHGGVVIGRIDDKVIFVTGGLPGERVIVEITERGRRFDRGHVVQVLEASSGRVEPPCPVAGECGGCDWQHASPELQLDLKTAVVAEQLSRMAGITWTGRVEAVQPMVNWRTRMRYAVSKGRVGLRGRRSHEVVPLPETGCLAAAPGPLPAQLNELTEGTESLSVVRSASGVSVLADGKVLVGRSQIREKVGKFSFNVTVSGFWQVHPKAAETLLDAVLAGLRPRSGDLALDLYCGSGLFAAGLDHAGAEVFGVDVDREAVANARINVPRGRFLALPLAKALRRLPPEVDLVVLDPPRRGAGAAVVARVADLAPRAIAHVACDPASLARDLADFAARGYEACQIRAFDLFPMTHHVECVAILRPSTRS comes from the coding sequence ATGAAAGCTGAGGTTCAACTTGGACGAGTCGCCCATGGTGGAGTTGTCATCGGGCGGATCGACGACAAGGTGATTTTCGTCACGGGCGGACTGCCAGGAGAAAGAGTGATAGTCGAGATCACTGAGAGGGGCAGGCGGTTCGATCGAGGACATGTGGTTCAAGTTCTTGAGGCATCCTCTGGAAGGGTTGAGCCTCCGTGCCCGGTCGCGGGGGAGTGCGGTGGCTGTGATTGGCAGCATGCCAGTCCTGAGCTTCAACTTGACCTCAAAACGGCTGTCGTCGCGGAGCAGCTGTCTCGAATGGCGGGGATCACGTGGACCGGGCGGGTGGAGGCTGTTCAACCGATGGTCAACTGGCGTACCCGGATGAGGTACGCGGTCAGCAAAGGTCGGGTTGGGCTACGTGGGCGACGATCCCACGAGGTGGTGCCACTCCCCGAGACGGGATGCCTCGCGGCTGCTCCCGGCCCTCTCCCAGCACAGTTGAACGAACTCACGGAAGGCACCGAGTCGCTCAGCGTGGTTCGTTCGGCGAGCGGGGTCAGCGTGCTTGCCGATGGGAAAGTCCTTGTCGGTCGATCTCAGATCCGCGAGAAAGTAGGAAAGTTTTCCTTCAATGTGACGGTCTCCGGTTTCTGGCAGGTGCATCCCAAAGCGGCCGAGACCCTGCTTGACGCAGTCTTGGCAGGACTCAGGCCGAGATCGGGTGATCTGGCGCTCGATCTCTATTGCGGTTCCGGATTGTTTGCCGCTGGACTGGACCACGCTGGGGCTGAGGTTTTTGGGGTGGACGTGGACCGGGAGGCCGTTGCAAATGCTCGTATCAATGTGCCTCGAGGGCGGTTCTTGGCGTTGCCACTGGCGAAGGCACTGCGCCGGCTTCCGCCCGAGGTTGACCTGGTCGTCCTCGATCCGCCTCGCCGGGGTGCCGGGGCCGCCGTGGTGGCGAGGGTAGCGGATCTCGCGCCACGCGCCATCGCCCACGTGGCCTGCGATCCGGCCAGTCTGGCGAGGGATTTAGCGGATTTCGCTGCCCGGGGCTATGAAGCATGTCAGATTCGCGCCTTCGACCTGTTTCCTATGACTCACCATGTGGAGTGTGTCGCCATCCTGCGGCCCTCTACGAGATCTTAA